One genomic region from Chloroflexota bacterium encodes:
- the pyrB gene encoding aspartate carbamoyltransferase encodes MAPKPIKGVNPFKGQDILSVKQFDRENLRYLFGLAEEMRIIVERVGHSNLLQGKVMASLFYEPSTRTSSSFIAAMSRLGGAVIPINEVVYSSVTKGESLPDTVRTLESYADVIVLRHPEVGSAAVAAHYCEKPIINAGDGVGEHPTQALLDLFTIEEDHNRVDGLAVAMVGDLKYGRTVHSLTRLLSLYNVKFYFVSPDILRMPPELIEEVKQKGLEYEELEDVSQVIDKADVLYVTRVQKERFTDLAQYDMVKDYYVITPEVMKRAKQTMTVMHPLPRVGEISYAVDADPRASYFRQMKNGMYVRMALLTAVLGRA; translated from the coding sequence ATGGCTCCAAAACCGATCAAGGGGGTCAACCCGTTCAAAGGGCAGGACATTCTGTCCGTCAAGCAGTTTGACCGCGAGAACCTGCGCTACCTCTTCGGATTGGCCGAGGAGATGCGTATCATCGTGGAGCGGGTCGGCCACTCCAACCTGCTGCAGGGCAAGGTGATGGCGTCGCTTTTCTACGAGCCGAGCACCCGTACCAGTTCGTCGTTCATCGCCGCCATGTCGCGGTTGGGCGGCGCGGTCATCCCCATCAACGAGGTGGTGTACTCGTCCGTAACCAAAGGCGAGTCGCTGCCCGACACCGTGCGCACGCTGGAATCCTACGCCGATGTCATCGTCCTGCGGCATCCGGAAGTCGGCTCCGCGGCCGTTGCCGCGCACTACTGCGAGAAGCCCATCATCAACGCAGGCGACGGGGTGGGCGAACACCCCACGCAGGCGCTTCTGGACTTGTTCACCATTGAGGAAGACCACAATCGCGTGGACGGCTTGGCGGTGGCGATGGTCGGCGACCTGAAGTACGGCCGCACGGTGCATTCCCTGACCCGCCTGCTCAGCCTGTACAACGTCAAGTTCTACTTCGTCTCGCCCGACATCCTACGCATGCCGCCGGAACTGATTGAGGAAGTGAAGCAAAAGGGCCTGGAGTACGAGGAACTGGAAGACGTGTCGCAGGTGATTGACAAGGCCGACGTGCTCTACGTAACCCGCGTGCAGAAAGAGCGGTTCACCGACCTGGCCCAGTACGACATGGTCAAGGATTACTACGTCATCACGCCGGAAGTGATGAAACGCGCCAAGCAGACCATGACCGTGATGCACCCCCTGCCGCGCGTGGGCGAGATCAGTTACGCGGTGGACGCCGACCCGCGCGCGTCGTACTTCCGCCAGATGAAGAACGGCATGTACGTGCGCATGGCGCTGCTCACGGCTGTCCTGGGGCGGGCGTAG
- a CDS encoding amidohydrolase family protein — protein MSKILRLPAGIDPHVHLRDPGGTHKETFRTGTAAALAGGYACVLDMPNNRPPVTSLKTLAAKERAAAKAVCDYGFWWGATRKNAKLAPEAAQRCVGMKVYMNHTFGPLLVEDITTLTRQFQAWPADRPIAVHAEGPAMLVAMMLARLCERWVHVCHVSEAWQISWIREVKEQGSRITCEVTPHHLFLTKDDARALGSLGKMRPPLGTAADRQALWDNLDVIDMLATDHAPHTLEEKRGPKPPPGVPGLETALPLMLTAVAEGRLTLERLVELYHDAPARLFGIPTSPESFVVVETDVRATIRGDILQTKCHWTPFEGMEVGARVLETWVRGVQAWDGGRVRVPPGFGQRVAPQQNTS, from the coding sequence ATGAGCAAGATACTCCGACTGCCGGCCGGGATAGATCCGCATGTGCACCTGCGCGACCCGGGCGGCACCCACAAGGAAACGTTTCGGACAGGGACGGCGGCGGCGTTGGCCGGCGGATACGCCTGCGTGCTGGATATGCCCAACAACCGGCCACCCGTAACCAGCCTGAAGACCCTCGCCGCAAAGGAGCGGGCCGCCGCCAAGGCCGTCTGCGACTACGGATTCTGGTGGGGTGCCACAAGGAAGAATGCCAAACTGGCGCCCGAAGCGGCGCAGCGGTGCGTGGGCATGAAGGTGTACATGAACCACACCTTCGGCCCGCTGCTCGTGGAAGACATAACAACGCTGACACGGCAGTTTCAGGCGTGGCCTGCCGACCGCCCCATCGCCGTGCACGCCGAAGGCCCGGCCATGCTCGTGGCCATGATGCTGGCCCGGCTCTGCGAGCGATGGGTGCATGTATGCCACGTGTCCGAGGCGTGGCAGATCTCGTGGATACGGGAGGTCAAAGAGCAGGGCTCTCGCATAACCTGCGAGGTAACGCCGCACCACCTGTTCCTGACCAAGGACGACGCGCGGGCGCTGGGCAGCCTGGGCAAGATGCGCCCGCCCCTGGGCACGGCCGCCGACCGTCAGGCGCTGTGGGACAACCTGGACGTGATAGACATGCTGGCCACCGACCACGCGCCGCATACACTGGAAGAGAAGCGCGGCCCCAAACCGCCGCCTGGCGTGCCTGGGCTGGAAACGGCGCTCCCGCTCATGCTCACCGCCGTCGCCGAGGGGCGGCTGACGCTGGAGCGGCTGGTGGAGTTGTACCACGATGCGCCGGCGCGCCTGTTCGGGATCCCTACGTCGCCCGAGTCGTTCGTCGTGGTGGAGACCGACGTGCGCGCCACCATCCGCGGCGACATCCTGCAAACCAAATGCCACTGGACGCCGTTTGAGGGCATGGAGGTCGGGGCGCGCGTGCTGGAGACCTGGGTGCGCGGCGTGCAAGCCTGGGATGGCGGCCGCGTGCGCGTCCCGCCGGGGTTCGGCCAGCGGGTAGCGCCGCAGCAGAACACGAGTTAG